The proteins below are encoded in one region of Elusimicrobiota bacterium:
- a CDS encoding glycosyltransferase family 4 protein, translated as MNTTTTGLRICMLTARFYPHLGGTEQQAWYLSEKLIENGYTAFIVTQRYPGTLPKTESIGKVKVIRLSTLWDGYKGSFIFVWTTFWWLLMHANEYDIIHAHLASSHAVVALKIGWLLRKPVVIKFAGARATGDIGTSKKVPWGGLKLSFLRIFGNRFVCPSMEVKDEMVLNGFNSDNIAVIPNGVDTKKFAPADEGQKKKLRVTLGLPAEDKLFIYTGRLQPGKGLEFMVKTWKNVLIKDSTAKLLIVGDGVLIDELKNLADECGITNNVIFTGRVNDVPDYLRAADVFVTASKGEGMSNALLEALSCGIPAVVTDIPANTVLVKNRVNGLVYSIDDTEMFVNIVNRLMSEAGLSQKLGTAAHESVLAKYSVDTVTQQYIQYYKKLVNKQ; from the coding sequence ATGAATACCACTACCACAGGTTTGCGTATATGTATGCTCACCGCACGGTTTTATCCGCATCTCGGGGGGACTGAACAACAGGCATGGTATTTATCAGAGAAACTTATTGAGAACGGGTATACAGCGTTTATTGTCACCCAACGGTACCCTGGTACACTTCCAAAAACTGAATCTATCGGTAAAGTTAAGGTTATACGCTTGTCAACATTATGGGATGGATACAAAGGTTCATTTATTTTTGTATGGACAACTTTTTGGTGGTTGTTAATGCATGCGAATGAATACGATATTATTCACGCGCATCTCGCGTCTTCACACGCGGTTGTGGCGTTAAAGATAGGATGGTTATTACGTAAACCTGTAGTAATAAAGTTTGCGGGTGCACGCGCGACCGGGGATATTGGGACATCAAAAAAAGTTCCCTGGGGTGGGTTAAAACTTTCATTCTTACGCATTTTCGGTAATCGTTTTGTGTGCCCAAGTATGGAAGTTAAGGATGAGATGGTACTTAACGGGTTTAACTCTGATAACATCGCGGTGATCCCCAACGGTGTGGATACCAAAAAATTCGCACCTGCGGATGAAGGACAAAAGAAAAAGTTGCGCGTAACACTGGGTTTACCGGCAGAAGATAAGTTGTTTATCTATACCGGCCGGCTTCAGCCGGGTAAGGGGTTGGAGTTTATGGTAAAGACATGGAAAAATGTTTTAATAAAAGATAGTACCGCTAAATTATTAATCGTAGGTGATGGTGTGTTAATAGATGAATTGAAGAATCTAGCGGATGAATGCGGTATTACTAATAATGTTATCTTTACCGGAAGAGTTAATGATGTACCGGATTATTTACGTGCAGCTGATGTATTCGTCACCGCAAGTAAAGGTGAGGGTATGTCAAACGCGTTGTTAGAAGCACTGTCTTGCGGTATACCTGCAGTTGTGACGGATATCCCGGCAAATACGGTACTTGTAAAAAATAGGGTTAATGGGTTGGTATACAGCATTGATGATACTGAAATGTTTGTTAATATTGTTAACAGATTAATGTCAGAAGCTGGGTTATCACAAAAACTTGGCACTGCGGCTCATGAATCCGTACTTGCTAAATATAGTGTAGATACTGTTACCCAACAGTATATCCAGTATTATAAAAAACTTGTCAATAAACAGTGA
- a CDS encoding adenylosuccinate synthase, which produces MSTLIVVGTQWGDEGKGKVVHLLSRNADYIVRFQGGNNAGHTVVFDKKEFILHIVPSGILEPNKKCVIGNGVVIDPKALVEEIKFLETKNIDVRKNLVISDRAHVILPYHKHLDQWREDALGGRIKIGTTKKGIGPAYSDKFARIGIRMGDYLDDKEFAKLLDSNLEDKAPILKRFDSIKNIRAITMAERKKILPVIKNLVVDTTVLLNNIVDKGKNVIFESAQGTLLDVDFGTYPYVTSSNPTSGGACAGTGVGPTKIDKVVGIVKAYITRVGEGPMPTELNDKNGKYLRAKGAEYGATTGRPRRCGWFDAVATRHGVRINGIKDLALTKLDVLDGIDPIYVCTAYKYKGKVIKDFPSSIKVLSGCKPVYKKMRGWKEKTYGVNRYTDLPKEAKVYIEELERLTGAKVAMISMGRSREETILKDQKLIDFKF; this is translated from the coding sequence ATGTCAACACTTATTGTTGTGGGTACGCAGTGGGGGGATGAGGGTAAGGGTAAAGTCGTACACTTGCTTTCGCGTAATGCGGATTATATCGTGAGGTTTCAGGGTGGGAATAACGCAGGGCATACGGTAGTGTTTGACAAAAAAGAGTTTATACTCCACATTGTACCATCCGGGATTCTGGAGCCCAACAAAAAATGTGTTATCGGTAATGGCGTGGTGATTGACCCTAAAGCGTTGGTTGAAGAAATTAAGTTTCTTGAGACAAAAAATATTGATGTCCGCAAAAATCTTGTGATTAGCGACCGCGCGCATGTTATTCTTCCATACCATAAACACCTTGACCAGTGGAGGGAAGATGCGCTTGGGGGTAGGATTAAGATTGGTACCACAAAAAAAGGTATTGGCCCGGCGTACAGCGATAAGTTCGCGAGAATCGGTATCCGCATGGGCGATTATCTTGATGATAAAGAGTTCGCTAAACTTTTGGATTCCAACCTTGAGGATAAAGCGCCGATACTGAAACGGTTTGATAGTATTAAGAATATACGTGCTATAACTATGGCGGAACGAAAAAAAATATTGCCGGTTATTAAAAACTTAGTTGTTGATACCACAGTTCTTCTTAATAATATTGTGGATAAAGGCAAAAATGTTATTTTTGAAAGCGCACAGGGAACGTTACTTGACGTAGATTTTGGTACTTATCCTTATGTTACTTCATCAAACCCAACTTCGGGTGGTGCCTGCGCGGGGACTGGTGTTGGCCCGACTAAGATTGATAAAGTAGTGGGTATTGTTAAAGCATATATCACCAGAGTGGGGGAAGGGCCGATGCCAACCGAACTTAATGACAAAAACGGGAAGTACCTCCGTGCAAAAGGTGCGGAGTATGGGGCAACTACCGGACGTCCGCGTAGATGCGGATGGTTTGATGCTGTGGCAACCCGGCATGGGGTAAGAATAAACGGGATTAAGGATTTGGCGTTAACCAAGCTCGATGTTTTGGACGGTATTGATCCGATATATGTGTGTACAGCTTATAAGTATAAAGGTAAAGTGATTAAAGATTTTCCGTCAAGTATTAAGGTGCTCTCAGGATGTAAGCCGGTCTACAAAAAAATGCGTGGGTGGAAAGAGAAAACGTATGGCGTGAACCGTTACACCGATCTTCCGAAGGAAGCTAAGGTTTATATCGAAGAACTTGAACGCCTCACCGGTGCGAAGGTAGCGATGATCTCGATGGGCCGCAGCAGGGAAGAAACGATTCTTAAAGACCAAAAACTTATTGATTTTAAGTTTTGA
- the purB gene encoding adenylosuccinate lyase: MIPRYTRDAMATIWSDQRKWEIMLRVEIFACEYYNKAGKISASDLKNIKTKAKINVARINAIEKVVKHDVIAFLTQVGEVVGKSSRFIHMGLTSSDVLDTALAVQMNEACTQILTGLTELKKSTARLAKKYRNTIMMGRTHGIHAEPITFGLKALSWHSEILRDIEMLKQTKVDISYGKISGAVGTYAHIDPAIEAYICKKLGLKVEPVSTQIIPRDRHARYFSSLAVIAGTLERIATEIRHLQRTEVGEAYEPFTKGQKGSSAMPHKRNPILSENICGLARLVRSYAMVGFENIALWHERDISHSSAERVALPDASIAVDFMMARLNGMLANLDVRPEQMRNNMALSSNAIFSQRLLLQLVNKGLSREDAYKVMQENAMEATRTGETMENLILEDSRVTKVLDAKIIRGCFTLDYYLRNINAIYKRFKL; this comes from the coding sequence ATGATACCACGATATACGCGTGACGCAATGGCAACGATATGGTCAGACCAGCGTAAATGGGAGATAATGCTCCGTGTTGAAATATTTGCGTGTGAGTACTACAATAAAGCTGGGAAAATCTCTGCCTCCGACCTAAAGAATATTAAGACAAAAGCTAAGATCAATGTTGCACGGATAAACGCAATCGAAAAAGTTGTTAAACACGACGTCATCGCGTTCCTCACTCAGGTAGGAGAAGTCGTAGGCAAGTCCTCGCGGTTTATTCATATGGGGTTAACCTCCTCCGATGTTCTGGATACCGCGTTGGCGGTACAGATGAATGAAGCGTGTACACAAATTCTTACAGGCTTAACAGAACTTAAGAAAAGTACTGCACGGCTTGCGAAAAAGTATCGTAATACAATTATGATGGGCCGTACTCACGGAATTCATGCGGAACCTATTACTTTCGGGTTGAAAGCGTTATCCTGGCATTCCGAAATCCTTAGAGATATTGAGATGTTAAAACAAACAAAGGTGGATATTAGTTACGGCAAAATATCCGGTGCGGTGGGTACCTATGCGCATATTGATCCTGCGATTGAGGCTTATATCTGCAAAAAACTTGGGTTAAAAGTTGAGCCGGTATCCACACAAATAATACCGCGGGACCGTCATGCGCGGTACTTCAGCAGCCTCGCAGTCATAGCAGGGACGCTTGAACGTATTGCCACAGAAATACGGCACTTACAGCGTACAGAGGTTGGGGAGGCGTATGAGCCGTTTACCAAAGGGCAGAAAGGTTCTTCCGCAATGCCGCATAAGCGTAACCCTATTCTCAGCGAAAACATTTGCGGGCTTGCGCGGTTGGTGCGTTCCTACGCGATGGTTGGGTTTGAAAACATTGCGTTATGGCATGAACGCGATATCTCGCATTCCTCAGCGGAACGCGTAGCATTACCCGATGCGAGTATTGCCGTTGATTTTATGATGGCACGGCTTAACGGTATGCTCGCAAATCTTGATGTCCGGCCTGAGCAAATGAGGAATAATATGGCGTTATCCTCGAACGCAATATTTTCGCAGCGGTTACTCCTGCAGTTAGTGAATAAAGGCTTATCCCGCGAGGATGCGTATAAGGTTATGCAGGAAAATGCAATGGAAGCTACAAGGACAGGGGAAACTATGGAGAACCTTATCCTTGAAGATTCGCGTGTAACGAAGGTGTTAGACGCTAAAATAATCCGCGGGTGTTTTACGCTTGATTATTACCTCCGTAATATCAACGCTATTTATAAACGGTTTAAACTGTAA